The DNA sequence CAGTCATAAGTTCAACTGACGTTTACTACTATTGCCGACATTGCTCTCAAGGAGATTGGTATGTTTGCGAAGACTGTAGAACAAGAGGTGCCATTTGTGCGGATAAGGCGCACATTTTAGTAAAGGGTACGGAAAAAGACTAAAAGTAGGTTGATAGAACCAACTAAATACACTAAGACTTGAGTCGCTCTTTAGATTTGCTATTAAGCAAACTCTAACTAGGAACACAGCCTGTACACACGGCAGCTCTGCATACGCGCGGTCGTAGATGCTTCTAGAAGGTTGTTAGCATGCGCCACACCTATTTCAAGAGGTATGAGAGACTGGCATAGCGCCGTATTTATTACGATACGCTACAGCTAGTGATAAAGACGCTAATGCAGCTAGTGCGTGCCAAGCCACACTAGCGTACCCCGTCGGTCGTTTTCTGTCTAGAAAAATCTCCTACTCACTACCACGGAGTCCCCGGTATACACGCAGCCCCGTCGAAAAGCTTCTAAATTCACAAGATACTAACTAATTCTATTATACTTGCTCCCCGACCCTCCGAATGCTTGAGGAGGAGTTAGCGCTACGAACGAACATAGGGTAGTCGCTGGAGAGTCGATTAACGACATTAACGAGATAGCTAGTAGCCCAACCAACACCATAGCGATCCGTACTGGAGGTAAGGTGACTCGAGGAACAGTAGGTAGAGAACCATCGTGTGTTAGCTATATTTCGACAAGTCTGAGATGAAGCATGTCCGGATGTCCAAACCGTGAACCTGTCTCGCGACATAGTGTGTCTCTCTACCTAGGGACGCACCTTACGTTTATTAGAGAACACCATCTAAGAAATTCAAGAATCGTAACTACTAGAAGTGACTAGGTAAGGCCTTGGTATTGTTTACGACCAGACAAAGTATATTTAGTTGAATGCAGGATGATATCCCTAATACCAGATATCATGTATCGTGTGCAATAGGTTCTATAGGGTCGACAGGGAAGGAGCCGTGGTCATGGTCATGCTCTTGGCGTAGAAAGTAGAAGTGTTGAAGAGCTGAGCAGGGTCAAATGTATGCCGGTGGCGTTTTGGAAAAGATCTCTGGAAGAAGCTGGAGGTTGAAGGTAAGTGTCACGAGAGGCAACGAGCAGTAATCTCAGAACTTATGAAGAAGTTTGATTTGTGTGCTACGTACAGTACTCAAGTGTAAATACAAGACGTTGCGTAAAGAAAAGAAGTGGAGAGTTCCACCCAAGAAAGATACATAGCGGAAGAAAGCTCGTGTGATGTCATACGGTTGTCGAGGCAGTGGCATACTGTCGAGGATAGTACATTGCACTGTTGCGATAGGAGCGTGCGGATTAGAGACAGGAGCGTACGGGTTAAGAGCAGGAGCGCATGGGTCAGAGGCAGGAGTGTCAAGGGGACCACGGTGGTTACCGTGACAGTAAGCGACAGAGAGTTTTTGCGCAGTTGCGAACACTCCATATTTTCTGCATCTCCACCACAGTCAAGGCAGCTTCTTCGTAGGTCTGTCTCTTATAATATCCTGATCTGATGGTACTTCTCAGAAGTCGAAAGAAAAAGATAACTAGAATAAGTGAGTACATGGGGTGTCTTATAGTTATCTATATGCCGTATAGGAATACCTTGTTTCTCAACAAGTATAGTATCACTACGTCACGAACGGTAATGGATGAGTCCCAAACTGAAAGACCATCGATTACATAGTATTGACGAGAGCTCTACCTGTTACGGATCCACGCCATGTGCCCCGTAACTTATCGACACTAACGTCATTGGCGCCCCGGCCACACCATTATGTTTGGGCCCTAAtacgtagatagctcgatatCCTGTATTCTACCAAATCCATTTCTCATCAATCCCTCACACTACCAAGCTTTTACCCAATTGTCTGCGAGGGGTACGAAAGATTTGACCTAATGAAATACAAGCTTTCTGAACGCGACAAATGACCAAACATTACCATCTGCACCAATAATCTTTGTCCAACTCAGACCCAGGGTTTCAGGGGCAGCCTGTAGACTCCCATCCTTGAGATTACCACATCAGTATTTTCTATCGCAATACTACCCCTTATATCCCAGCCCTTTGCGCCCTTGGTCCCATAAACTCAACCAAATACTATATCTTGCGGGGCAAACGCAGGTTTAATTCAACTCCTGCAACTTTGGAAGCAAAATTCATTGCCTGGAAACAATAAATATACTCAACCCCCCCCGCCTTCCTACAAACCACACACTCCCACTTCCCAACCCCAACACCTACTTCAATATCCTCCACACTCCACTATAGCCCACATCTCAAACATACAATATAATCCCACCCCCTTGAATCCTATGAATCCCATGAGTCTCGTGATCCCCACTCACCACATCTCACCCGCGTGTGGCGCAAAATCTAGACTCAGTCGCGGTCGCCCTTCACGAACCAGTGGGGCCCACCCAACTCGACTCAGCCTTTACAACGCCACTGATCTGAGAGCGTTAAGGCCAGCACAAAGCAGTGTAGTGCAGTATCCACAGTAGCCGTTGGAACGGTGACGATGGAGTGCGGGAGACGGTTTCTCGGTTCCCCATCCCGTTGTGTCGTGCCGTGTCATGTGCGTGGTCCAATCGTCCACGGCTCTGTCAGGTAGAGGCGAAATGTGCATCACCACCTCTTCATTCTAGTGTATGTGATGTGAACTACGACTCAAAGCTCTACATTGGGTATCACAGGAAAAAAACTCTCTTATAAATTCAAGGCCGGTGCATCACTCCCCTGCCCCGTTTACCCCCTCCGCGTTTGCGGCGTCCACGCCGTTTTGTCCGGAACCAGCAGGACTCTGCTTCGCCAACGCCTCAATCATCTCTGCGACCGCGACCGCCTTCTTGCGATTTGCTTCTTCGTCTGCGGGGTCGGACAGAGTATCTAGGCCGCCGAAGAGCCAGAGCTCTTGTAGGTCGCGGACGAGGGTGGATATATCTTGTGCGGTTTTGATCTACATATCGTTAGCCAACCGGTCAACCAGACTTGTAACAAACAGCAGCCAACGTGGCTAACATACCAGTGCAGCACT is a window from the Pyrenophora tritici-repentis strain M4 chromosome 7, whole genome shotgun sequence genome containing:
- a CDS encoding TT-ORF1 multi-domain protein, yielding MNPSERTKEALLAKTETLCTSIVDNRKNDPWGGNGYLSTILRAVKLQDATDYSADETTEFPPALDYATSAQRELLIREQSAALIKTAQDISTLVRDLQELWLFGGLDTLSDPADEEANRKKAVAVAEMIEALAKQSPAGSGQNGVDAANAEGVNGAGE